Part of the Acidimicrobiales bacterium genome is shown below.
GAGTCGGGCGGCGACAACCTGACCGCCACGTTCAGCCCGGCCCTGGCCGACGTGCAGCTGTTCGTCATCGACGTGGCCGGGGGTGACAAGGTCCCGCGCAAGGGCGGCCCCGGCGTGAGCCGCTCGGACCTGCTGGTGGTGAACAAGACCGACCTGGCGCCGCTGGTCGGGGCCGACCTCGGGGTGATGGCCCGGGACGCGGCCCGCCAGCGGGGAGACCGCCCGACCGTCTTCCTCTCCCTGGTCGACGACCCGGCGGCGACCGAGGTCGTGGCCTTCCTCGAGTCGCGGCTTTGCTCGCCCGTCTCGACGTAGCCGTCGACGGCGACCGCGTCGTCGGGCTGTCGGCCTCGCCACCGCTGGCCGCCAAGGTGCTGGCCGGGATCCACGGTCCCGAACTGCTGCTGGTGGGGGCGGCGGCCAGCCTGGTCGAGGGCGACGAGCTCGCGGTGTCCCTGCGCCTGGGGCCGGGCGCCCGCCTCACCGTGCGCACGGCTGCCGCCACCCTGGCCCACCCCTGCCCCGGGGCCGGCTCCACCACGTTCGACGTCCACGCCGACCTCGGCCCCGGCGCATCCCTGGCCTGGTTGCCCGAGCCCCTGGTGGCGTGCGCCGGGTGTCGCCACGGGGGGAGGGCCCGTGTCCGCCTCGCCGCCGGAGCGGCCGCCGTGTGGTCGGAGACGCTCGTGCTCGGGCGGTGGGGCGAACGCCCCGGCGACGTCGCCGTCCGGCTCGACGTCGACCTCGCCGGCACCCCCCTGCTGCGGGACGGGCTCCGGGCCGGCCCGTCCGCCCCCGCCTGGGACGGCCCCGCCGTCCTCGACGGCACCCGCCACCTCGGGTCGGTCGCGCTGCTCGGGCTGCGGCCCCGGGCCGGACCCGTGCAGCGTCGGACCGTGCTTGCCCTGGCCGGTGAGGGCGCGCTCGTGCGCGCCGCCGGCTCCGACGCGGCGTCGGTGGAGCGCCGGCTCGCCCCGTGGAGGTCGGCCTTCGTGGCCGATCTGGCGACCGTCGTGCCCGCGGGAGGGGACGGCTTTGCCGACGGAAGGAACGGGTCAGGCAATGGTCACCGACCCGCCACACCGGCGTCATGTGAGGGCAATGCGCCGTCTCTACGTTTCGGCGCGTCGCCAAAGGGCTGACGGCACACAGCACCGAAAGACAGGGGAGCGCATTGGGACGACGAGGCATCGCGGCGCGGGCGGGGTGGAGGAGGCTGGCGTGCACGCTGGTCGTCGGGACGCTGGCGCTGGCGGCGTGCGGCGGAAGTGGCGACGACGAGACGGCGACCGGCGGCGGCACCGGGGAGGCGTCCGGAGAGAGCGTGAAGGCCGGGGTGCTGCACTCGCTGAGCGGCACGATGTCGATCAGCGAGGTGGCGGTCAAGAACGCCTCGCTGCTGGCCATCAAGGAGATCAACGCCGCCGGCGGCGTGCTCGGCAGGCAGATCGAGCCCATCGTCGAGGACGGCGAGTCCAAGCCCGAGGTCTTCGCCCAGAAGGTGGAGAAGCTGCTCACCACCGACGACGTCGCCGTGGTGTTCGGCGGGTGGACGTCGGCCAGCCGCAAGGCCATGAAGCCGGTGGTCGAGGGCGCCGAGGGCCTGCTGTTCTACCCGGTCCAGTACGAGGGGCTCGAGGTGTCGCCCAACATCTTCTACACCGGAGCCACGACGAACCAGCAGATCATCCCCGCCCTCGACTACATGAAGGAGCAGGGCCTCATCAACGTCTACCTCGTCGGCTCGGACTACGTGTTCCCGCGTACCGCCAACAAGGAGATCAAGGCGTACGCGGCCGCCAACGGCCTGAACATCCTCGGTGAGGACTACCTCCAGCTGGGCGACACCAACGTCCAGGGCATCGTGCAGAAGGTGCTGGACGCCAAGCCCCAGGTCGTGTTCAACACCCTGAACGGCGACAGCAACGTGTCGTTCTTCAAGGAGCTCAAGGCCAAGGGGAACACGCCGGAGAAGATCCAGACCATCTCGGTGTCGATCGCCGAGGAGGAGGTCGGCGGCGTCGGCGTCGACAACCTGGTCGGCCACCTGGTGGCTTGGAACTACTACCAGACGACCGACGAGCCGATGAACGCCAGGTTCGTCGAGGCGTTCAAGAAGGAGTACGGCGCCGACAAGAACACGGCGGACCCGATCGAGGCCGGGTACAACTCGGTGTACATCTGGAAGGCCGCCGTCGAGAAGGCCCAGACCTTCGACAAGGCGAAGGTCATCGCGGCGGCGGGCGGCATCGAGCTCGACACGCCGGAGGGCAAGCTCACGGTCCACCCGACCAACCACCACGTCTTCAAGACGGCCCGCATCGGCAGGATCAACGCCGAGGGCCTCATCGACGAGGTGTGGAACTCCGGGAAGCCGGTCGAGCCGGACCCGTGCCTCGACACCTACGCCTGGGCGGACGGTCTCGCCACCGGCGAGGCCCGCGCGGAGTGCGACGCCGCCAAGTAGGGAGCGCCGGGGGTCGCCCGCCCACCCGGGCGACGCCCCCGGCCCCTTGCACGAGAGGCCGCCATGGAGACCTTCGTCGGGAACCTCTACATCGGGATGACGCTCGCCTCGATCCTCCTGGTGGTCGGGCTCGGCCTCACCTTCACGTTCGGGCAGATGGGCGTGATCAACATGGCCCACGGCGAGATGATCATGGCCGGCGCCTACGTGCCGTACGTCCTGCAGACGTCGGTGCTCGCGGGGGCGAAGGGCGCCGCCGTGCTCATCGCCTTCCCGATGGCCTTCGTGGCCGGCGGCCTGATGGGCGTGGCGATGGACCGGCTGCTGCTGCGCCGGATGTACGGGCGGCCACTCGACACCCTGCTGGTGACGTTCGGCATGAGCCTCGTCCTCCAGCAGGCGGCCCGGGACCTGTTCGGCGCCAACAACAAGGACGTCGTGACGCCGACGTGGCTCCGCGGCCAGTGGCACGTGTTCGGCGTCACCCTCACCCACACCCGCCTGTTCGTGCTCCTCACCGTCGTCGTGACCATGGCCGCCGTGTGGGTGTTCATGTCCCGCCTGGCCGCCGGGCGCCGGATGCGGGCGGTCATGCAGAACCGCGACCTGGCCGCGGTCAGCGGCCTGCGCACCTCCCGGGTCGACGCCACCACGTTCTTCCTCGGGTCGGGGCTGGCCGGCATCGCGGGCGTGGCGGTGTCGCTCATCGGTCCGATCGGGACCAGCACGGGCACGGCCTACATCCTGAGCGCCTTCCTCGTCGTCATCGTGGGCGGCTTCGGGAAGCTGCGGGGCGCCGTGCTCGCCGCCCTCATGCTGGGGACCCTGAACGCCTTCGTGGAGCGTTCCACCTCGTCCACCATCGGACGCGCCGCCGTCTTCGCGTTCGTGATCCTGTTCCTCCAGTTGCGGCCCAACGGCATCGTGTCGTTCCGGACGAGGGGCCTGGCGACATGAGCGAGATCGCCGAAGCCCCGGCCGAGGTGGTCGAGGCGGCCGAGGACCAGCTGGCCGGAGCCGCACCCGCTCCACCCCGCCGCACGCCCCTGTCCGCGCTCGCGCCGCGGGCCTCGAGCCCGTGGGCGGGCCGCCTCGCCTTCCTCGCCTTCGCCGGCGTCCTCTTCGCCCTCCCGGGGATGCTGGGCGGCCCCACCGACGTGAGGACGTGGGCGGAGTGGCTCTGCTACGCCATGGTCGCCGTCGGCCTCGACGTGGCGTGGGGCTACGGCGGGATGCTCGTCCTCGGCCAGGGCCTGTTCTTCGGCCTCGGTGCGTACGCCATGGGCATGCACCTGTCGCTCGAGCAGGTCCCGGACGGTTCCCTCCCGTCGTTCATGAGCCTCTACAGCGACTACACCGAGCTGCCCGCGCTGTGGCGCCCGTTCCGGAGCTTCTGGGTCTCGGCGGCCGTGGCCGTCCTCGTCCCGGTGCTGATCGCGGCCCTGCTCGGTCTCCTCGTCTTCAAGCGGCGGATCCGCGGACCGTTCTTCGCCCTGCTCACCCAGGCCACGGCGGTGATCTTCGCCCTCGTCCTCGTCGGCAACCTGGAGCTGACGGCGGGGTTCAACGGGCTCACCGGGTTCACCACCGTGTTCGGCCGCAACAAGTACGCGCCGTCCACGAGCACGTGGTTGTTCCAGGTCGCTGCCGGCGGGCTCCTCGTGGTGCTGGCCGTCGCCATGAAGGTGGTCCGCAGCCGCTACGGCAAGCTGCTCCAGGCCACCCGCGACAGCGAGGACCGGGTGCGCTTCCTCGGATACGACCCCGCCCTGGTGAAGACCTTCGGGTTCGCGGTGGCGGCCGGCATGGCCGGCCTGGCCGGCGCCGTGGCCGCGCCCGTCTTCGGCATCGTGTCGCCCGGGCAGTTCGACGCCGTGCCCTCCATCCTCATGGTCTGCTGGGTGGCGGTCGGCGGGCGGGGGACGCTGTGGGGAGCGGTCCTCGGCGCCCTCGTCGTGAACTGGACGCGGGTCGAGGTGAGCACGGCCCGCCCGGACGACTGGCAGTACCTCCAGGGCCTGCTCTTCGTCGGGGTCCTGGCCTTCGCACCGGGCGGCCTGGCGGGCATCGCCAGGTCGGCCTGGGGCTGGCTGGCGGCGGTCGCGACCGGGTCCCGGCGACGGCATGCGGGCGAAGGGCCGGTGCTGGGGCTGGAGCCGGCGGTGGAGGCGTGACCGCGGAGCTCGATGTCCGCGGCCTCACGGTGGAGTTCGACGGGTTCCGGGCGCTCGACGGAATCGACTTCGCCGTCGAACGGGGCGAGCTGCGGTTCCTCATCGGCCCGAACGGTGCGGGCAAGACCACGCTGGTGGACTGCATCTCCGGGCTCACCAGGCCGTCGGCGGGCGACGTCTCGTTCGAGGGCCGACGGCTGAACGGCATGCCCGAGCACCGGCGGGTGCGGCTCGGGATCGGGCGCAGCTTCCAGACGCCCACCGTCTTCGACACCCTCAGCGTCGTCGAGAACCTCGACCTGGCCGAGTCGTTCCGCCGGTCGGCGCTCGGGATGCTGCGCCGGCGACGCTCGGTCACCGAGGGGGTGGCCGCGACCTTGGAGCGCGTGGGCCTGGTCGCCGCCGCCGACCGGCCCGCCGCCGCCCTCAGCCACGGCCAGAAGCAGTGGCTCGAGATCGGCATGCTGCTGGTGCAGGGGCCCAAGCTGCTGCTGCTCGACGAGCCGGTGGCGGGGATGAGCCCCCAGGAGCGTCTCGACACCGGCGCCCTGCTGAGCGAGCTGGCCGGCGACCACACCGTGGTGGTCATCGAGCACGACATGGCGTTCCTGCGCCGGTTCGCCCGGCGGGTGACGGTCATGCACGAGGGCCGCGTCGTGTCGGAGGGCACCGTCGACGAGGTGCAGGCGGACCCCGTCGTGCGGGAGGTCTACCTCGGAAGGTCGCGCGACGAGCGGTCGGGCGCCCTGGCATCGCCGGTGGCCGACCCCGTCCTGGAGGCCGTGACGCTGGCGAGCGGGACGGACGAGCGGTGAACCTCGAGCTCCAGGACGTCCGCATCGCCTACGGCCGGGCCGAGGTGGTGTCCGGGGTGAGCCTGGAAGTCCCCCGCGGTCGGGTGACGTGCCTCATGGGCCGCAACGGCGTGGGGAAGACCACCCTCCTCAACGGGGTCATGGGCCTCCTGCCCCTGCGGTCCGGGCACGTCAGGGTCGACGGCCGGGACGTGACCCGCCTCTCCACGCCCCAGCGGGCCCGGGCCGGCATCGGGTACGTTCCCCAGGGTCACCAGGTGTTCCCCCATCTCACCGCCAGGGAGAACCTGGTCGTCGTGCTGGAGCGGGACCGCGGCGCGGACCCGGCGGCGGTCGACGAGGCGCTGGACGTCTTCCCCGCCCTGCGCACGCTGCTCGACCGCCCGGCCGGCCTGCTCTCGGGCGGCCAGGCCCAGCAGCTCGCCATCGCCCGCGCGTTGGTCGGCCGGCCGGCGCTGCTGATCCTCGACGAGCCGACCGAAGGCATCCAGCCGTCGATCATCCTCGAGATCGAGGACGCCATCGCCCGCCTCCACGCCGCCGGGATGACGATCCTGCTGGTGGAGCAGTACGTGGAGTTCGCCCTCCGCCTGGCCCAGCGCTACGCCGTCATGGAGGGCGGGCTGGTCGTGCACGCGGGCGACGTGTCGGCCGTGGATCCCACCGCCTTCGCCGACCTGCTCACGGTGTGAGCGACGTTTCACCGGACGGACACCCGCGCCGAACCCGCGTGTAACCCTCGGTCCGTAGGGTCCGGCGCATGATCTCCGTCGCAGCCGGTCCCCACCTTGACCACCTGGAGGCGTGCCTGCTGCTCTCGCTCGCCGAGCGGCCCGCCTACGGCTACCAGCTGAAGCGGTCGCTCGCCGAGCTCGACCTCGACGTCCCCGACCTCGGGCGGATCTACCGGACGCTGCGCTCGATGGAGGAGCGCGGCCTCGTGGAGTCCAGGTGGGACACGGGGGGGAGCGGGCCCGCCCGCCGCACCTACGAGCTGACCGCCGCCGGGGGCGACCAGCTCCAGGCCCAGGCGGCCGCCGTCCGCCGGTCCAGACGGGCGCTCACCCGGTTCCTCGGGCGCTACGAGCGGCTGGCCCTGCCCCACTCCGGCGCGGTGGCGTGACCGTCACCCGGCCCGGTCCGCACAGCCACCGCTGACGTCGCGGAGCCCAGCGGTCACAGCCGGGCGAGCACGGCCCCCACGAAGGCATCCAGGTCGTCGGGCTTGCGGGAGGTGATGACGTTCCCGTCCTCCACGACCTCCTGGTCGACCCAGGTGGCGCCGGCGTTCACCAGGTCGGTCCGGATCGACGGCCACGACGTGAGCGTCCGGCCCCGGACGGCGTCCGCCTCCACGAGGAGGCTGCCGGCGTGGCAGATGGCGGCGACGGGCTTGTCGCCGTCGAACATGCCCTGCACGAACTTGACGATGCCCGGCGACGTCCGCAGCTTGTCCGGCGAGTACCCGCCGGGGATGACCAGAGCGTCGAAGTCGGACGCGTTCACCTCGTCGGCCGTCGCCTCGATCGTGAACGCCGCCTTCCCCTTCTTGCCCCTGACCTCGCGGCCCGCCTCGGGGCCGATGACGGTCACCTGGTGACCGGCCTCTCGGATGCGGTCGTAGGGGACCTGGAACTCCGAGTCCTCGAAGTCGTCCGCCAGCACGAATGCGACCTTGGCCACGTTGCCTCCTTCGTTCGGCGTGCGAACGGGTTCCTACCCGGTGACCCCGGTCGCCTACGCCCCGGGTCGACCCAGCGGCCTCCGGGTCGTCGCCCCCAGGCAGCTGCGCAGGGCCGCCTCGCCGGTCCAGTCGATGTCATCCGGGAGGTCCGGGGCGCTCCCCGGGTGCTGTGTTCGACGGTCCATCCTCCTCCCGGCTTCCCGGCGGCGGCGAACGGCGACGAGATTCACACCTGGCGCCGCCCGTTCCGTGCGTCTCAGCGCCGTCGCTCCGCCCATCCGTCGGGGTTAGGGTGGGCCGACTTGGCCACAGCCTCCGGAGACGCCACCGTGTCGCACGGTGCCGACCCGTCCTCCGACGGGGGCGCCGCCCGGGGACGGAACTCGGCCTCGGGCCACGACCTCTTCCGGCGCGGCCCCGGTCCGGTGACGGCCGGGCCCGACATCGGCGACGTGGTCGACCGGTTCCGGGCCGTCGTGGACGCGAACGTGTCCGGCACCGTCGACCTGCTCTCCCGCGTGGAGGCGTTGGTGCGCCGGGCCGTGGCCCAGCGCCCGGCGTCGGCGCCGCCCGCCGCCGACGTCCTGGCCCGGCTCGTCGACGCCGGCCTGTCGTCGTGCGCCGAGGTCAGCCGACACCTCCTGGCCCTGCTCGACGGGCTGGTGTCGGTGGCCGAGCGGGCGATGCTGCCCGCCACCGGCGAGGGCGGGAACGCCGCGGCCGACGCTGCCGCCGGCTCGGCGGTGGACCTGCGGGGGGACGGCCGCCCCGGCGAGCGGGTGCCGCCCGCGCCGGTCGCCGCCGAGGCCGACCCGCGGGCCGGCCCGGTGAGCGGGACGGGCGACGAGGAGCCCGGGGAGGAGGTCGTGCTGGTCGACGAGGAAGGCCGCGAGGTGGGCCGGTCCCCGAAGCTGGCCGCCCACACCGATCCCGGGCAGCTGCACCGGGCCGTGTCCGTCTTCGTCTTCTCGACCGCCGGCGACCTGCTGCTCCAGCGCCGGGCGCCGGCGAAGTACCACTTCGCCGGGCGGTGGTCGAACACGTGCTGCGGCCACCCGCGGCCGGGCGAGCCGGTGGTCGCCGCCGGCCGCCGCCGGCTGGTCGACGAGCTCGGCATGGACTGCGAGCTGGTCGAGGTGGCCACCTTCGGGTACGAGGCCCGCGACGACGCGAGCGGGCTGGTGGAGCGGGAGCTGGACCACCTCCTGGTGGGCGTCGCCGGGACGGCGCCCGACCCCCGCCCCGGCGAGGTGGACGCGGTGCGCTGGGTCGAACCGGGCGCCCTCGCCGCCGACATCGCCGCCGGCCCGAGCGCCTACACCCCGTGGCTGCCGGGGGCGCTGGCCCGGGTGATGGACGCCCGCCGCGCGCAGAGCTGACCGCGGCGTCCGGGTCTTTGGTCCCATTCCGGACGTGGGGCAGGAGCACCCGGACGGGGCGTCGAATCGTCTTTCCCGATGCCGAGCGGCGGCGGGGACGGGGGGCGCGCGACGGGACGGCGCGCGCGGCGGGCGGCGTGGTCGGCGATCGTCGCCGCGCTGTGCGGCGCCCTCGTGGCCGCCGCGTCGCCGGCCCGAGCCCAGGTCCCCGACGTCGAGGCCGCGTTCGTGGCCCGCATCGGGGCCGAACGGGCGGCCGCCGGCCGGAGCCCCCTGTCGGTGGCGGACGACCTGGTGGCGGTCGCCCGGCGCCACTCGGCGACCATGGCCGCCGAGAAGCGGCTGTACCACAACCCGGCGCTGGGGAGCCAGGTCGTCAACTGGGTCAAGGTGGGCGAGAACGTGGGCACGGGAGGGACGGTCGACAACATCCACGCCGCCCTCATGGCGTCGTCCACGCACCGCGACGAGATCCTCGGTGCCGCGTTCACCGAGGTCGGGGTGGGCGTCGCCACCGCCGACGGTGCCCTGTGGGTGACGCAGGTCTTCCGGCTCCCGGAGACCGCCGCCGCGGCGGCGCCCCCGACTCCGTCGCCCGCCCCCGCCGCCGTGCCGCCGCCTCCTCCGCCGCCGCCCACCACGGTGGCCCGGCCGGCGACGCCAGCCCGGGCGGCGGCGACCCCGGCGGCGGCCGCCGCCCGGACGGCCGCCTCCCGCTCGGCGCCGGCCGCGGCGGCGGTGACGGTCCCGCCGTCGACCGCTCCGCCCACCTCGGCCCCTGCTGCCGCGGTCGCGCCGACGCTCGCACCGCCGCCCGGCCTGGCATCGCCGCCCTCGATCGCCCTGGCGCCGGTGCCGGTGTCCGCCTCCGCCGCGGTGCCGCTGCAGTCCGGGGTGGCTGGGGCGGGGATGGTCGCCGCGACCCTGCTGTGGGCGGTCACCGCCGGGCTGGTGCGGTCCGCCGTGCTGCGCCCGGGCCGCCGCCGCTGACCGTCGCCGGCGCCCGGTGATCCGGCTCTCGGCGCCGGAGGCGCGCCGGGTGGCGCTGGCCGCCCAGGGGTTCGCCGACCGGAGGCCGGCGGGCCGGGTCGACGCCCGCCACGTGCGCCGGGTCCTGGGGCGGGTCGGGCTGCTCCAGATCGACTCGGTCAACGTGCTGGTGCGGTCCCACTACCTGCCGCTGTTCTCCCGGCTCGGCCCCTACCCGAGGGACGTGCTGGAACGGCTTGCCTACGAGCAGGGCGCCCTGTTCGAGTACTGGTCGCACGAGCAGTCGCTCCTCCCGGTGGAGGCCCACCCGCTGGTGCGCTGGCGAATGGCCCGGGCGGCAGCCGGGCACACGTGGGCGGGGCTGGCCCGCTTCGCCGCCGAGCAGCCGGCGTTCGTCGAGTCCATCCTGGCCGAGGTGGCCGAGCGGGGCGGCCTCACCGCGTCGGCGCTGCGCCAGCCCGGCGAGCGCAGCGGCCCGTGGTGGGGGTGGGGCAAGGGCAAGCTGGCCCTCGAGTGGCTCCACCGGGCGGGGCGCCTGGCCGCCGTCCGCCGGCCCAGCTTCGAGCGGGTCTACGACCTTCCCGAGCGGGTCCTGCCCGCCGACGTCCTGGCCCGGCCGACCGTCCCCGAGACCGAGGCCCGCAAGGCGCTGCTCGTGCAGGCGGCCCGGTCCCTCGGCGTGGCGACCGCCGCCGACCTCGCCGATTATCACCGCCAGCGGGTCGGCGCCGTGAGGCCACTCCTGGCCGAGCTGGTCGAGGAGGGCTCGCTGGCGCCGGCCCGGGTGGAGGGCTGGGACGCCCCGGCGTACGCCGACCCGGCGGCCCGTGCCCCCCGGCGGGTGGAGGCGGCCGCCCTGGTCTCGCCCTTCGACTCGCTGGTGTGGGACCGCCGGCGCACCGAGCGCCTCTTCGGCTTCCACCTCCGCCTCGAGATCTACACGCCGGCCGCCGAGCGCCGATGGGGCTACTACGTGCTGCCGTTCCTCCTCGGCGACCGCCTCGTCGGCCGGGTGGACCTCAAGGCCGACCGCCGGGGCGGCGCCCTGCTGGTCCACGCCGCCCACGGCGAGGCGGGAGCGGACCCGGCGACGGTGTGCGGCCCCCTGGCCGCCGACCTGGCCTCGATGGCCTCCTGGCTCGGCCTCGGGACGATCGCCGTGGGCGACCGCGGCGAGCTGGCTCCGTCCCTCGCCCGGGCCGTGCGGAGCAGGGCCCGGTAGGCGCTCGTCGCTCGTCGCTCGTCGCTCGTCGCTCAGCGGTCGTCGTCGTCCACGTAGCCGGGGTCCGGTGCGAACGACATGCCGAGCGCCTCGGGCTCGTCCTCCACGTGGAGGGCGGCCTCCTCGGCGCTCAGGGCGCCGGCGACGCCGGTGCCGGCCTCCTCGTCGGCCTCCAGCTCGTCCAGCACGTCCAGGACGTCCGGCTCCTCCCGGGCAGCGCGCCGGCGGACCGACTCGCCCATGCGCTCCTCCGCCTTGGTGGTGCCCCACTCGTCCACCCCCTGGGGGAAGTCGAGCGGCGCCGGCTCACCCTCGACGGCCTCGGTCGACAGGTGGGGCGGGTCGTCGACGGTGGCGGGGATCCCGTCCTCCACCAGGTCGGGCGCGGGACGCAGGTCGTGGCGTTCGGTCGACATGCCCCTTCAGCTACCCGCCTCGGCGCCGGGCCAAGCGGCACGTTGCCGCCGCCCGCCGGCGGGGTAGACACTCGGCGACCGTGCCGGACTCCCACCAAGCCGCTCCCGCCGGCGCCCCGGCCACCCCCGGCACCGCCGGGCCCTCGCCCCGGGGCGTGCGCGTCGTGGTCACCGGCGCCACCGGCAACGTCGGGACCAGCGTGCTCGAAGCGCTCGGCGCCGACGACCGGGTGGCATCCGTCCTCGGCCTGGCCCGGCGCCGGCCCACCTGGCACCTGCCCAAGGTGACGTGGGCGGAGGCCGACGTGGTCTCGTCCGACCTGGTCGGGCTGTTCCGGGGGGCCGACGTGGTGATCCACCTGGCGTGGGCGATCCAGCCTTCGCACCGCCCCGAGGTGCTGCGGGCGATCAACGTCGTCGGGTCGGCCCGGGTGTTCGACGCCGTGGGCGACGCCGGTGTCCCGTCGCTGGTCTACGCCTCGTCCATCGGGGCCTACTCGCCGGGGCCGAAGGACCGGGCCGTGGACGAGACCTGGCCCACCGAGGGCCTGGTGTCGAGCTTCTACGCCCGCCACAAGGCGGCCGTCGAGCGCCGCCTCGACCTGTTCGAGCACCAGCACCCGCACGTGCGGGTCGTGCGCCTGCGCAAGGCCTTGATCTTCAAGCGGGAGGCGGCGTCGGGCGTGCGGCGGCTGTTCGCCGGCCCCTTCGTGCCCCGGTGGCTGCTGCGGCCCGACCGGATCCCGGCCGTGCCCGACACGCCCGGGCTGGTCTTCCAGGCGGTCCACACGTCCGACGTGGCCGACGCGTACCGGCGGGCGGCGCTGGGCGACGCCCGCGGGCCGTTCAACATCGCCGCCGAGCCGGTCCTGGACGGCCGCCGCCTGGCCGAGGCCCTGGACGCCCGCCCGGTTCGGGTGCCCCGAAGGGCCCTGCGGGCCGCCGCCTCGGCCTCGTGGCGGCTCCACCTCCAGCCCACGCCCCCCGGATGGGTCGACCTGGCTTTCGCCGTGCCGGTCATGGACACCGCCCGGGCCCGGACCGAGCTCGGGTGGGCACCTCTCGTCGGTGCCGACGAGGCCCTTCGCCAGCTCCTCGACGGCATGGCGGACGGCGCCGGCCTGCCCACCCCGGCGCTGCGCCCCGGGCGTTCCCTGTCGCCGCTGCGGCGGTCGCCACCCCGCCCCCGCCCGGTCGGCACCGCCGGCTGACGGGCTGCCGCCCGGCTCGTGCACGCGACCCGGGCGCCGGAGTGGGGAAAGGGGGATGCTCCGGCGCCCGAGACGCGTTCGCCGGCTCTGGCGCCCGGGAAGGCGGTCCGGCAGGCACCACCGACGGTCGTCGTGCGGTGCGTTTTCCGGCCCCCTGATACCCACGGCGGTATCGGGACAAACCGGGGCGGCGAGGGAACGAGGGCGGCTCCCCAGGCGTTGTGCTAATCCCCACCTCGACGAACCAGGAGTCCGTTGGCCGAGCGCATCGAATCCGAGTCCCACGAGGATCTCGTCCGCCTCTAC
Proteins encoded:
- a CDS encoding CAP domain-containing protein — protein: MPSGGGDGGRATGRRARRAAWSAIVAALCGALVAAASPARAQVPDVEAAFVARIGAERAAAGRSPLSVADDLVAVARRHSATMAAEKRLYHNPALGSQVVNWVKVGENVGTGGTVDNIHAALMASSTHRDEILGAAFTEVGVGVATADGALWVTQVFRLPETAAAAAPPTPSPAPAAVPPPPPPPPTTVARPATPARAAATPAAAAARTAASRSAPAAAAVTVPPSTAPPTSAPAAAVAPTLAPPPGLASPPSIALAPVPVSASAAVPLQSGVAGAGMVAATLLWAVTAGLVRSAVLRPGRRR
- a CDS encoding crosslink repair DNA glycosylase YcaQ family protein, which gives rise to MIRLSAPEARRVALAAQGFADRRPAGRVDARHVRRVLGRVGLLQIDSVNVLVRSHYLPLFSRLGPYPRDVLERLAYEQGALFEYWSHEQSLLPVEAHPLVRWRMARAAAGHTWAGLARFAAEQPAFVESILAEVAERGGLTASALRQPGERSGPWWGWGKGKLALEWLHRAGRLAAVRRPSFERVYDLPERVLPADVLARPTVPETEARKALLVQAARSLGVATAADLADYHRQRVGAVRPLLAELVEEGSLAPARVEGWDAPAYADPAARAPRRVEAAALVSPFDSLVWDRRRTERLFGFHLRLEIYTPAAERRWGYYVLPFLLGDRLVGRVDLKADRRGGALLVHAAHGEAGADPATVCGPLAADLASMASWLGLGTIAVGDRGELAPSLARAVRSRAR
- a CDS encoding NAD-dependent epimerase/dehydratase family protein, encoding MPDSHQAAPAGAPATPGTAGPSPRGVRVVVTGATGNVGTSVLEALGADDRVASVLGLARRRPTWHLPKVTWAEADVVSSDLVGLFRGADVVIHLAWAIQPSHRPEVLRAINVVGSARVFDAVGDAGVPSLVYASSIGAYSPGPKDRAVDETWPTEGLVSSFYARHKAAVERRLDLFEHQHPHVRVVRLRKALIFKREAASGVRRLFAGPFVPRWLLRPDRIPAVPDTPGLVFQAVHTSDVADAYRRAALGDARGPFNIAAEPVLDGRRLAEALDARPVRVPRRALRAAASASWRLHLQPTPPGWVDLAFAVPVMDTARARTELGWAPLVGADEALRQLLDGMADGAGLPTPALRPGRSLSPLRRSPPRPRPVGTAG